In a genomic window of Brockia lithotrophica:
- a CDS encoding PD-(D/E)XK nuclease family protein — translation MGLTFLLGPAGSGKTEWILQELRQREREDPLGPPLLYIVPEHMTHDAERALLASGLRGVIRTQVVGLGRLFWWLEGEGRDEPLRPVSPAAVQALLAYFVTRDSSRTDEGVFAGLGPDAPRILREAIDEFRHSRLTARDLEDLYERLGEAEKPTEERENTEAPARGEASPAELLRLREKLRALLRLWQERDRVLGEKFGDYPDRLARLADRLRNSRELLNESMVYVDGFERLSPLEQEVLLLLIGMSREAYVALTLDPEASTLRSDPPAGERSDAPGDPGLLWADAAALYERLRKGAEARGIEVKVKEFRGRPRFLHPDLRRAVECVEGFFGGTKQADGDGETCLRREAHPGAATADPGLRVSAYARPSEEVEAAAQEILRLVGTGAYRFRDIAVYFRDEAYGPLLEATFARHRIPFFQVTRAGVAAHPFFFFLGRLARLSRRRADRETALACLRTELLLPQGMEVARFREAVDRLELLARAYEIRILGAGGELSRRLKQVLAQDERVTEDVNRVVRESLLPILRLRRAFRGRLRVAEGIRLLDAFGEERRFPERFRAWEEEARERGEFERAQVHRQIWRLWRSYADELTLLLGNEELTADEFFHILLAGFEGLTVGLVPPTLDQVHLVLADRGEFADVRVAFVLGMADGSFPRPQVSGSLFDAREREALRAWNVELADDEEEERREVWIAYRTLSRARERLYLSYSLTDGFEARNPSPFLYVLGETADAPEPSAATNPWEVGRASDPLPVGSMPTGALSPRHEILLRRRSLSPPQLSPNLASRLYLEREEGGGLRLSLSASRAEAFYACPYRHFLAYGLRLEENSGPLDAADLGTLLHDFLRRLLRDLSREASEGNPGAAKAELPQADGAEYKPLLAAEAEYERLLAELVDDSPGRYARLRPLLRSEVGRALLVPTLRRIAEIVREERRRSEFAAMYTELPISYELGFLEGVSVRLVLVGRIDRLDVWRPKTEAPREEFVRVIDYKTSKRTFDLPAFAYGTDIQLPAYLLAALHLPHDDNPGSPPSRIRRPAGMVYVPIHRPPSRTDLPPEPSGGDAEADDLYRREFLKNFRWEGRVLRDPEILKAMDRGLADGSAGGRWSPFVPTEIKRSGEVSARSPAFTAEEFDMLVELAKLLLVDAARRSLAGDISPHPIRLGGKDACETCPFRTICPYRHETRLRNVPKVDGEAIFAAFSEASGKGETA, via the coding sequence ATGGGACTTACGTTTCTCTTGGGACCGGCGGGAAGCGGCAAGACGGAGTGGATTCTCCAAGAGCTCCGGCAGCGCGAACGGGAGGATCCGCTCGGCCCCCCTCTCCTCTACATCGTTCCGGAGCACATGACGCACGACGCCGAACGGGCGCTCCTCGCCTCCGGTCTGCGCGGCGTGATCCGCACGCAGGTGGTCGGTCTCGGCCGCCTCTTTTGGTGGTTAGAAGGCGAGGGGAGAGACGAGCCCCTACGCCCCGTAAGCCCGGCGGCGGTGCAGGCGCTCCTCGCCTACTTCGTCACCCGCGACAGCTCCCGAACGGACGAAGGGGTCTTCGCCGGCCTCGGTCCCGACGCCCCGCGCATTCTGCGCGAGGCGATCGACGAGTTTCGCCACAGCCGACTCACGGCGCGGGATCTCGAAGACCTCTACGAGCGCTTGGGCGAAGCGGAAAAGCCGACAGAGGAGAGGGAAAACACGGAAGCGCCGGCCCGAGGAGAAGCGAGCCCTGCGGAACTCCTCCGCCTGCGCGAGAAACTCAGGGCCCTCCTCCGCCTCTGGCAGGAGCGCGACCGCGTATTGGGTGAGAAGTTCGGCGATTATCCCGACCGCCTCGCGCGCCTAGCGGATCGCCTCCGGAATTCCCGCGAACTCCTGAACGAGAGCATGGTGTACGTCGACGGCTTCGAACGGCTCTCTCCGCTCGAACAGGAAGTACTCCTCCTCCTCATAGGCATGAGCCGGGAGGCGTACGTCGCCCTGACGCTCGACCCCGAAGCGTCGACCTTGCGCTCCGATCCGCCCGCCGGCGAAAGGTCCGACGCCCCCGGGGATCCTGGGCTTCTCTGGGCGGACGCCGCCGCCCTTTACGAACGCCTGCGAAAGGGCGCCGAAGCCCGGGGCATCGAGGTAAAGGTCAAAGAATTTCGCGGGCGCCCGCGCTTCCTCCATCCCGACCTCCGCAGGGCGGTCGAATGCGTGGAAGGCTTTTTCGGCGGTACAAAGCAGGCCGACGGAGACGGAGAAACCTGCCTGCGGCGTGAAGCGCATCCCGGCGCGGCGACCGCCGATCCGGGACTACGGGTCTCGGCGTACGCGCGGCCGAGCGAAGAAGTGGAAGCCGCGGCACAGGAAATCCTCCGCCTCGTGGGCACGGGCGCGTACCGCTTCCGCGACATCGCCGTGTACTTTCGCGACGAAGCGTACGGACCGCTCTTGGAGGCGACCTTCGCCCGCCACCGCATCCCCTTTTTCCAGGTCACGCGCGCGGGCGTCGCCGCCCACCCCTTTTTCTTCTTCCTCGGACGCCTCGCGAGGCTTTCCCGCCGCCGTGCGGACCGGGAGACGGCCCTCGCCTGCCTGCGGACGGAACTCCTCCTCCCGCAGGGGATGGAAGTCGCGCGCTTCCGCGAGGCCGTCGACCGCCTGGAACTCCTCGCGCGCGCGTACGAAATCCGCATCCTCGGCGCGGGGGGCGAGCTCTCCCGCCGCCTCAAGCAAGTCCTCGCCCAGGACGAACGGGTGACCGAGGACGTAAACCGCGTCGTGAGAGAAAGCCTCCTTCCGATCCTGCGCCTGCGCCGCGCGTTCCGCGGGCGCCTGCGGGTAGCCGAGGGGATCCGCCTCCTCGACGCCTTCGGCGAAGAACGCCGGTTTCCCGAACGGTTCCGAGCCTGGGAAGAAGAGGCGCGGGAACGCGGCGAGTTTGAGCGGGCGCAAGTCCACCGCCAAATTTGGCGCCTTTGGCGCTCCTACGCCGACGAACTCACCCTCCTCCTCGGAAACGAGGAACTCACGGCGGATGAGTTCTTCCACATCCTCCTCGCCGGTTTCGAAGGCCTCACCGTAGGGCTCGTCCCGCCGACGCTCGACCAGGTGCACCTCGTGCTCGCGGACCGCGGCGAGTTTGCAGACGTGCGCGTGGCCTTCGTCCTCGGAATGGCGGACGGGTCCTTCCCCCGACCGCAGGTTTCGGGTTCCCTCTTTGACGCGCGGGAACGCGAGGCGTTGCGCGCCTGGAACGTCGAACTCGCGGACGACGAGGAGGAAGAGCGGCGGGAGGTGTGGATCGCCTACCGTACGCTCAGCCGCGCCCGCGAACGCCTTTACCTCTCCTACTCGCTCACCGACGGGTTTGAGGCGCGCAACCCTTCTCCCTTCCTCTACGTCCTCGGAGAAACCGCCGACGCACCCGAACCATCCGCCGCGACGAACCCCTGGGAAGTCGGGAGGGCGTCTGACCCGCTCCCGGTGGGGAGCATGCCGACCGGCGCACTCTCTCCCCGCCACGAAATCCTCCTCCGCAGGCGCTCCCTTTCTCCGCCGCAGCTTTCTCCCAACCTGGCCTCTCGCCTCTACCTCGAGCGGGAAGAGGGGGGCGGCTTACGCCTTTCGCTGAGCGCGTCGCGGGCGGAAGCCTTTTACGCCTGCCCCTATCGACACTTCCTCGCGTACGGGCTGCGGCTGGAAGAAAACTCCGGCCCTCTCGATGCCGCGGATTTAGGAACGCTCCTCCACGACTTCTTGCGCCGCCTCCTCCGCGACCTCTCCCGAGAAGCGTCGGAGGGCAACCCCGGTGCCGCAAAGGCAGAGCTCCCGCAGGCGGACGGAGCCGAGTATAAACCGCTCCTTGCGGCCGAGGCCGAGTATGAACGGCTCCTCGCGGAGCTCGTCGACGACTCTCCGGGACGTTACGCGCGATTGCGCCCACTTCTCCGAAGCGAAGTCGGGAGGGCGCTCCTCGTTCCCACCCTACGGCGCATCGCCGAAATCGTGCGGGAAGAAAGGCGGCGCAGCGAATTCGCCGCCATGTACACCGAGCTTCCCATTTCCTACGAGCTCGGCTTTCTCGAAGGCGTTTCTGTTCGCCTCGTGCTCGTGGGGCGGATCGACCGTCTCGACGTCTGGCGGCCAAAGACCGAAGCCCCCCGCGAAGAGTTCGTGCGCGTGATCGACTACAAGACGTCGAAGCGCACCTTCGACCTCCCCGCCTTTGCGTACGGAACCGACATCCAATTGCCCGCATACCTCCTCGCTGCCCTGCACCTTCCCCACGACGACAACCCCGGCAGCCCGCCTTCCCGAATTCGCAGGCCCGCCGGAATGGTCTATGTCCCAATCCACCGCCCTCCCTCGAGGACGGATCTCCCTCCGGAACCCTCCGGAGGTGACGCCGAAGCGGACGACCTCTACCGGAGAGAATTCCTCAAGAACTTCCGCTGGGAAGGCCGCGTGCTCCGCGATCCGGAGATCCTCAAGGCCATGGACCGAGGTCTCGCGGACGGATCCGCGGGGGGGCGCTGGTCGCCCTTCGTTCCCACCGAGATCAAACGGTCCGGAGAAGTCTCCGCGCGCTCCCCTGCGTTTACCGCAGAGGAATTCGACATGCTCGTAGAGCTCGCAAAGCTCCTCCTCGTCGACGCCGCGCGGCGTTCCCTCGCCGGCGACATTTCCCCCCACCCCATCCGTCTCGGGGGGAAAGACGCCTGCGAAACCTGCCCCTTTCGGACGATCTGCCCGTACCGCCACGAGACACGCCTTCGCAACGTGCCCAAGGTAGACGGAGAGGCGATCTTTGCGGCCTTTTCCGAAGCCTCGGGGAAGGGGGAGACAGCGTGA
- a CDS encoding UvrD-helicase domain-containing protein has translation MNWTPEQLLAISHPGGPLLVSASAGSGKTAVLVARVMRLVLEERVDIDRLLVVTFTRAAAEEMKARIRRALQERLQEHAGANTREAQRLRRQIFLLGRAPIQTLHAYLADLLRRHGQKIGLSPRFTLLDDAEAQLLQEEVLRSYLREAVDRFFREDAAAARAFLARYGHPVHQLGKLEEVVLSLVRFARVTPDPEKWFEEVLLPYRAARSPEALSPEAEEALRRWQEGALLETRAKIANAVRLLEEAIALAREPGGPQVYLERLLEERDAIATLAEKTQWDPFAQELKELSFERLPPIRKGKGDEIDPGLKEAVTNRRDKVKKAVKKLQTSYFARPLEEVREAVARITPDVERFVEWSRGFLEAYERRKRALGVLDFEDLEQLSLKLLRQDDGLLAKELRATFEGVLVDEAQDLNPVQMALLREIAPPEKLFFVGDVKQSIYGFRLAEPRLFLELYERYTPLSLPGEKSPYSAHPQGPEGRATLEGERTSAGSETPPEGFRVDLPHNFRSIPELLDGVNRLIGALMEREIGGIDYHEGHRLLPAPHATPQNRPGIAVYFADLRDLAADASTAERESPARDPVLREFYALLERHGKRPSDAPTPGSKGTGGAVSDEEGDAPEADDAENDAGAAALVEFLRAEGEARVIARALAEDGVAPEDTAILLRSRTWLPVYVRELERLGVPVRAVTRGSLFDDPDVQTFLNVLRVVDNPARSVPLVGVLSSPVVGLTAEELAAVRIAHPEIPYWEAVFRTAEGDPGIAKDHPEVHEVLAQAYPRLRDFVRALAHWRDLARDLSTAELAERLLRELGFDLWGAALPTGRTLEARLRRLVDWFRRSERRGKRPLGELLEELDTLAERDLFEDGEAAAEDEGQAVRILTIHQSKGLEFPVVVLAGLAQPFYVRDAEEDVILHRDIGVALREIDAERHMSYPTLPWLFASARQKRDRLAEELRLLYVALTRAREKVVLPFVENDLGKRLDRVRKSFPPSSSVRNFVRNAADAGTDSAEERVVLPVTQKLDAHSFAELLFPVLYLEAHTRGLAEEFERLLSGESPTRELFVPPFLLRAVASPRKEERGPLPEAVPGGPDGADETAAHALLARVLPLEASALDVYPWVPHTALPAKLTVTEIRKRLEAFALADDVASIDALWAMAAFEVQNGAETRDAVGGRRAPSPWGKGASSGEIRRADAEAAEEGLRRGTAVHTFLRFVDVTRAADEEALARELDRLVEEGRLTPEDRPLIPLKRIWEFFLHPLGQRLRKAESVHRERPFLWNLPAEVAAALLEVDLPSKTPTPAPSGTSSSAANAEIDRERPAFPTQDLQAFCAWVDAVRGKSQTPDNGGRTAGLDAVVVQGIFDVLFREDGGYVLLDYKTDRILDPRIYKAQLYVYACAVRDLLGELPREGWLYAFGEELAGKGRFGSLTGDGGVDRAVRIF, from the coding sequence GTGAACTGGACGCCGGAACAACTCCTCGCCATCTCCCATCCGGGCGGCCCTCTCCTCGTGTCGGCTTCGGCGGGAAGCGGCAAGACAGCGGTGCTCGTAGCCCGCGTCATGCGCCTCGTCCTCGAAGAGCGGGTCGACATCGACCGCCTCCTCGTCGTCACCTTCACGCGCGCGGCAGCCGAAGAGATGAAGGCGAGGATCCGCCGCGCCCTCCAAGAGCGCCTGCAGGAACACGCGGGCGCGAATACCCGCGAGGCGCAGCGCCTGCGCCGGCAGATCTTCCTCCTCGGGCGGGCACCCATCCAAACGCTCCACGCCTACCTCGCCGACCTCCTCCGGCGCCACGGGCAAAAGATCGGCCTGAGCCCGCGCTTCACCTTGCTCGACGACGCCGAGGCGCAGCTTCTCCAAGAGGAGGTCCTCCGCAGCTACCTGCGCGAAGCCGTAGACCGCTTCTTCCGCGAGGATGCCGCAGCCGCACGGGCATTTCTCGCGCGCTACGGTCACCCCGTGCACCAACTCGGCAAACTCGAAGAAGTGGTTTTGAGCCTCGTGCGCTTCGCCCGCGTAACCCCCGACCCGGAGAAGTGGTTCGAAGAGGTCCTCCTCCCCTACCGCGCCGCCCGTTCGCCCGAAGCTCTTTCTCCAGAAGCTGAAGAGGCGCTCAGGCGCTGGCAGGAGGGAGCCCTCCTCGAAACGCGGGCGAAGATCGCCAACGCGGTGCGCCTGCTCGAGGAAGCCATCGCCTTGGCCCGAGAACCGGGCGGCCCGCAGGTGTACCTCGAAAGGCTCTTGGAAGAGCGGGACGCCATCGCCACCCTCGCCGAAAAAACCCAATGGGACCCCTTTGCCCAGGAGCTCAAGGAGCTCTCCTTTGAACGCCTGCCGCCGATTCGCAAGGGGAAAGGCGACGAAATCGACCCAGGGCTCAAAGAGGCCGTGACAAACCGCAGGGATAAGGTCAAAAAGGCCGTCAAGAAACTCCAAACGAGCTACTTCGCCCGACCGTTGGAGGAAGTGCGCGAAGCCGTGGCCCGCATCACCCCAGACGTCGAGCGTTTTGTGGAATGGTCCCGGGGCTTCCTCGAGGCGTACGAAAGGCGCAAGCGCGCGCTCGGCGTTCTGGACTTCGAAGACCTGGAGCAGCTGTCCTTGAAGCTCCTCAGGCAAGACGACGGCCTTCTGGCAAAGGAACTTCGGGCTACCTTCGAAGGAGTGCTCGTAGACGAGGCACAAGACCTAAACCCCGTGCAAATGGCCCTCCTCCGGGAGATCGCCCCGCCGGAAAAGCTCTTTTTCGTTGGCGACGTAAAGCAGAGCATCTACGGCTTCCGCCTCGCCGAACCGCGCCTCTTTCTCGAACTCTACGAGCGCTATACCCCCTTGAGTCTGCCGGGAGAAAAAAGCCCCTACTCCGCCCACCCCCAAGGTCCCGAAGGAAGGGCGACCTTGGAAGGGGAGAGGACTTCCGCGGGATCGGAAACCCCTCCCGAAGGATTCCGCGTCGACCTCCCGCACAACTTCCGGAGCATCCCCGAACTTTTGGACGGCGTAAACCGCCTCATAGGCGCCCTCATGGAACGGGAAATCGGGGGCATCGACTACCACGAAGGGCACCGCCTATTGCCCGCACCCCACGCCACACCCCAAAACCGACCTGGAATCGCCGTGTATTTCGCCGACCTGCGGGACTTGGCGGCGGACGCCTCCACCGCAGAGAGGGAGTCTCCCGCCCGCGACCCCGTGCTCCGCGAGTTTTACGCCCTACTCGAACGGCACGGCAAACGCCCCTCGGATGCCCCCACCCCCGGGAGTAAAGGCACGGGAGGTGCCGTGTCCGACGAAGAAGGAGATGCCCCCGAAGCAGACGATGCGGAGAACGACGCCGGGGCCGCCGCCCTCGTGGAGTTCCTTCGGGCCGAGGGAGAAGCCCGGGTGATCGCCCGCGCCCTCGCCGAAGACGGCGTCGCACCGGAAGACACGGCGATCCTCCTCCGGAGCCGCACGTGGCTTCCCGTCTACGTGCGCGAGCTGGAACGTCTGGGCGTTCCCGTGCGCGCGGTGACGCGCGGGAGCCTCTTCGACGATCCAGACGTCCAGACCTTTCTCAACGTCCTGCGCGTCGTGGACAACCCCGCGCGGAGCGTCCCGCTCGTGGGCGTACTCTCGTCTCCGGTCGTGGGCCTTACGGCCGAGGAGCTGGCCGCGGTGCGCATCGCCCACCCCGAGATTCCCTACTGGGAGGCCGTCTTCCGCACCGCCGAAGGGGACCCGGGCATCGCGAAAGACCACCCGGAAGTGCACGAAGTCCTCGCCCAGGCGTACCCCCGTCTGCGGGACTTCGTCCGCGCCCTCGCGCACTGGCGCGACCTCGCCCGCGACCTCTCCACGGCAGAGCTCGCCGAACGCCTCCTGCGCGAACTCGGGTTCGACCTCTGGGGGGCCGCCCTCCCCACGGGGCGTACCTTGGAAGCGCGCCTTCGCCGCCTCGTCGATTGGTTTCGCCGGAGCGAACGGCGGGGAAAGCGCCCCCTCGGCGAACTCCTCGAGGAGCTCGACACGCTCGCGGAACGGGACCTCTTCGAAGACGGGGAAGCGGCGGCCGAAGACGAAGGACAAGCCGTCCGCATCCTCACGATCCACCAGAGCAAGGGGCTCGAGTTTCCCGTGGTCGTCCTCGCGGGGCTCGCGCAGCCGTTTTACGTGAGGGACGCCGAAGAGGACGTCATCCTCCACCGGGACATCGGCGTCGCCTTACGCGAAATCGACGCGGAACGGCACATGAGCTACCCGACGCTTCCGTGGCTCTTCGCAAGCGCGCGGCAAAAGCGCGACCGCCTTGCCGAAGAGCTTCGCCTCCTCTACGTCGCGCTCACGCGCGCGCGGGAAAAGGTCGTCCTTCCCTTCGTGGAAAACGACCTCGGCAAGAGGCTCGACCGCGTGCGCAAGAGCTTTCCCCCCTCCTCAAGTGTTCGGAACTTCGTTCGAAACGCGGCAGACGCCGGAACGGATTCGGCCGAAGAACGCGTCGTCCTCCCCGTGACGCAAAAGCTCGATGCCCACTCTTTTGCCGAACTCCTTTTCCCCGTCCTCTACCTCGAGGCGCACACCCGCGGCCTCGCCGAAGAGTTCGAACGCCTTCTTTCGGGCGAAAGCCCAACCCGCGAGCTCTTCGTGCCCCCGTTCCTCCTGCGCGCGGTGGCATCGCCGCGTAAGGAGGAACGAGGTCCCCTCCCAGAGGCCGTACCCGGTGGCCCCGACGGTGCGGACGAAACCGCGGCCCACGCGCTCCTCGCGCGCGTCCTCCCCTTGGAGGCGAGCGCCCTCGATGTGTACCCTTGGGTCCCCCACACGGCGCTTCCCGCCAAGCTCACCGTCACGGAAATCCGCAAACGCTTGGAAGCCTTTGCCCTCGCCGACGACGTCGCCTCCATCGACGCGTTGTGGGCGATGGCGGCATTCGAGGTGCAAAACGGGGCGGAAACGCGCGACGCCGTGGGCGGGCGGAGAGCCCCTTCCCCCTGGGGCAAAGGCGCGTCCTCCGGCGAAATCCGGCGGGCGGACGCCGAAGCCGCAGAAGAAGGCCTCCGGCGCGGTACGGCGGTCCACACCTTCCTCCGCTTCGTCGACGTAACCCGCGCGGCGGACGAAGAGGCGCTCGCCCGGGAGCTCGACCGGCTCGTGGAGGAAGGGCGCCTCACCCCCGAAGACCGACCCCTCATCCCCCTCAAGCGGATTTGGGAATTCTTCCTCCACCCCCTCGGACAACGCCTGCGCAAGGCAGAGAGCGTCCACCGCGAACGGCCGTTCCTCTGGAACCTCCCGGCCGAGGTTGCCGCCGCGCTCCTCGAGGTAGACCTGCCCTCGAAAACGCCGACCCCCGCCCCCTCCGGTACGTCCTCTTCGGCGGCAAACGCGGAGATCGACCGAGAACGTCCGGCCTTTCCAACCCAGGACCTCCAGGCGTTTTGCGCGTGGGTGGACGCCGTCCGCGGGAAATCCCAAACCCCAGACAACGGCGGGCGGACGGCGGGCCTCGACGCGGTGGTCGTGCAAGGGATCTTCGACGTCCTCTTCCGGGAAGACGGAGGGTACGTCCTCCTCGACTACAAGACGGACCGAATCCTCGACCCGCGGATCTACAAGGCCCAGCTCTACGTGTACGCCTGCGCGGTGCGCGACCTCCTCGGCGAACTTCCGCGCGAAGGGTGGCTGTACGCCTTCGGAGAAGAGCTCGCCGGCAAGGGCCGATTCGGTAGCCTCACGGGGGACGGAGGCGTAGACCGCGCCGTACGGATCTTCTGA